One window from the genome of Pseudanabaena yagii GIHE-NHR1 encodes:
- a CDS encoding IS110 family transposase, producing MNIIGLDVGRNNVTACLLTGYPDQPLKHFQNIKKDIIKCQADSIGVQRLLDLKPDGVVMEPTGIWYSNFWKHLAEFHKIPIYWIGHGDLANQRGAYGFKNKTDPEDAYCLALTYFDDRFVDVHGKKRYLEFETGKVALVRDWFFECEQLDKLLNSLINQCRQRLTMEFPEIAQRQSKLNPKLGYEPIWGYVAGIREYSVIKKLHEKSAARAIGIEISEYTKEHAKKICELQNNSIKKSVTLLYSCNPMSLHHTSKSLKSLALDCVTKPCYFVSATRLSASYSTVSHG from the coding sequence ATGAATATCATCGGTTTGGACGTTGGCAGAAACAACGTCACAGCTTGTTTGTTGACTGGATATCCAGATCAACCGCTTAAGCATTTCCAAAATATCAAAAAAGACATTATCAAATGTCAAGCTGATTCTATTGGAGTACAGAGATTACTTGATCTAAAACCTGATGGCGTGGTCATGGAACCTACAGGTATTTGGTACAGCAATTTCTGGAAACACCTTGCCGAATTTCACAAAATCCCAATCTATTGGATTGGACATGGTGACTTAGCAAATCAACGGGGCGCGTATGGTTTCAAGAACAAAACTGACCCTGAAGATGCTTATTGCTTAGCACTGACTTACTTTGACGATCGCTTTGTCGATGTCCACGGGAAAAAGCGATACCTAGAATTTGAGACAGGAAAAGTCGCACTTGTCCGCGACTGGTTCTTTGAATGTGAACAGCTTGATAAACTTCTCAATTCATTAATTAATCAATGCCGTCAACGATTGACTATGGAGTTTCCAGAAATTGCACAGAGACAGTCTAAACTCAATCCAAAATTAGGCTATGAGCCAATATGGGGATATGTAGCAGGAATCAGAGAATATAGCGTCATCAAGAAACTTCACGAAAAAAGCGCCGCCCGTGCCATTGGTATCGAGATTAGTGAATACACCAAAGAACACGCTAAGAAGATCTGCGAACTGCAAAACAACTCGATAAAAAAGAGCGTGACCTTGCTCTACTCATGCAATCCGATGAGTTTGCACCATACATCAAAGTCTTTAAAAAGTTTGGCTTTGGACTGCGTAACCAAGCCTTGCTACTTTGTCAGTGCTACCCGTTTGAGCGCTTCCTACTCGACGGTAAGCCATGGGTAG
- the pip gene encoding prolyl aminopeptidase — translation MRELYPAIEPYHQGFLQVSDLHTIYFEESGNPQGKPVVILHGGPGGGSQPIYRQYFDANRWRIVQFDQRGCGQSTPHAELRENTTWHLVEDIETLRKYLNIDRWTVSGGSWGSTLALSYSQTYPEYCKALILRGIFLLRKKELDWFYQEGASYFFPDAWEEYLQPIPIDERDDMISAYYRRLTSDDQQVRSQAARAWSIWEASTSKLIPDASLIERFGTEDFADAFARLECHYFMNKGFFTSEHQLLQNIDRIRHIPTVIVQGRYDMVCPMFIAWELHQAFAEAEFVIVPDAGHSMTEAGIRSALIEAGDRMSGD, via the coding sequence ATGCGCGAACTATATCCAGCGATCGAGCCATATCACCAAGGATTCCTCCAAGTCTCAGATTTACACACAATTTATTTTGAAGAGTCAGGCAATCCTCAAGGTAAACCCGTTGTAATTTTGCATGGCGGTCCCGGAGGTGGTAGTCAACCGATATATCGACAGTATTTTGATGCTAATCGATGGCGAATTGTCCAATTTGATCAACGTGGCTGTGGTCAAAGTACACCCCATGCTGAACTTCGTGAAAACACCACATGGCATTTGGTGGAGGATATTGAAACTTTGAGGAAATATCTGAACATCGATCGCTGGACTGTGTCAGGAGGCAGTTGGGGCAGTACCCTTGCGCTCTCCTATAGCCAAACCTATCCCGAATATTGCAAGGCTCTAATTTTGCGGGGCATCTTTCTGCTGCGAAAAAAAGAACTGGATTGGTTTTATCAAGAGGGGGCAAGTTACTTTTTCCCAGATGCTTGGGAAGAATACCTGCAACCGATCCCTATCGATGAACGTGATGACATGATCTCCGCTTACTATCGTCGTCTTACCAGTGATGACCAACAAGTGCGATCGCAAGCTGCCCGTGCTTGGTCAATTTGGGAGGCAAGTACTAGTAAGTTAATTCCTGACGCATCATTAATTGAGCGTTTTGGAACTGAGGATTTCGCCGATGCCTTTGCCCGTCTTGAGTGCCATTACTTTATGAATAAAGGCTTCTTCACATCTGAACATCAACTACTGCAAAACATCGATCGCATTCGCCATATTCCAACGGTGATTGTCCAAGGTCGTTATGACATGGTTTGCCCCATGTTTATAGCTTGGGAATTACATCAAGCTTTCGCCGAAGCCGAATTTGTGATTGTCCCCGATGCTGGGCACTCCATGACTGAAGCGGGCATCAGGAGCGCGTTGATCGAGGCAGGCGATCGTATGTCAGGTGACTAA
- a CDS encoding YciI family protein, producing the protein MSTELKKFVVWGSYCENVLEKRAPFRQAHLDNLKALYESGKLLTIGPTQDVTKVFAVYAAPDLDSAKQLVEADPYWQNGIWTDYEVHEWLQVY; encoded by the coding sequence TTGAGTACCGAATTAAAGAAATTTGTCGTGTGGGGCAGCTATTGCGAAAATGTCCTCGAAAAACGCGCTCCCTTTCGCCAAGCACATCTGGATAATCTGAAAGCTCTGTACGAATCAGGGAAGTTATTAACCATTGGACCAACTCAAGATGTCACTAAAGTATTTGCCGTATATGCGGCTCCTGACTTAGATTCCGCAAAGCAACTCGTAGAAGCCGATCCCTATTGGCAAAATGGGATTTGGACAGACTATGAAGTTCATGAATGGCTTCAGGTTTACTAA
- a CDS encoding AI-2E family transporter yields MLDGKTIFSKYLKRFLIAAIAIYLAFRLRQTLQLLLTSLFLAGAISPIIEKITSIRINVHNWRIGLNRVWAVVLLYLVLLIVVVLAIAPAPQIILELGQFFIKLPNLLEQIQLPKGGLFNLSQEQLNRILQTQPLIDQAQNFGKEIVSQTFGFTLQIFNAIGVGILSLLITAYMVINSSSLMRRCLSPFSKRVRHEIEFLIPPITRCLGAYVVGRIGTSTLLGFCTYLTLSLFGIPYSGALGLLVAISNLVPYIGGLVALGAMFIAAWGVDFNRGAIALFICFSLQQIEAFILQPWLVAPYLNLDPFELLLSIIVGAELFGVVGAIIAPPIAGTGRILFNHFASPATTDAEE; encoded by the coding sequence GTGTTAGATGGCAAAACTATCTTTAGCAAATACCTCAAACGCTTTTTAATTGCAGCGATCGCGATTTATCTTGCCTTTCGCCTGCGTCAGACTTTGCAATTATTACTGACCAGCTTATTTTTAGCTGGCGCAATTTCCCCCATTATTGAAAAGATCACCAGCATTCGGATCAATGTCCACAACTGGCGCATTGGTCTAAATCGGGTCTGGGCAGTTGTATTACTTTATCTAGTTTTATTAATCGTCGTGGTCTTAGCGATCGCCCCCGCACCACAGATCATTTTAGAACTCGGTCAATTTTTTATTAAGCTTCCCAATCTACTAGAGCAAATCCAACTTCCCAAAGGCGGCCTATTCAATCTCAGCCAAGAACAACTCAATCGCATTCTCCAAACTCAACCACTCATCGATCAAGCTCAAAATTTTGGTAAGGAAATTGTGAGCCAGACCTTTGGATTTACTCTCCAAATTTTTAATGCGATCGGTGTGGGCATTTTAAGTCTCTTGATTACTGCCTATATGGTGATCAATTCCAGTAGTTTAATGCGGCGATGTTTAAGTCCTTTTTCTAAGAGAGTTCGCCATGAAATCGAATTTCTGATTCCTCCTATTACCCGATGTCTCGGAGCCTATGTGGTCGGTCGCATCGGTACTTCGACTTTGCTAGGATTCTGTACTTACTTAACCCTTTCTCTATTTGGCATTCCCTATTCAGGAGCATTAGGGTTATTAGTGGCGATCTCCAACCTTGTACCCTATATTGGCGGCTTAGTTGCCCTAGGTGCGATGTTTATTGCCGCATGGGGTGTAGATTTTAATCGAGGGGCGATCGCTCTTTTTATCTGCTTTAGTCTGCAACAGATTGAAGCTTTTATTCTGCAACCTTGGCTCGTCGCGCCTTATCTCAACCTCGATCCCTTTGAACTTCTACTTTCCATCATTGTTGGTGCAGAGCTATTTGGAGTAGTCGGCGCAATCATCGCTCCACCGATCGCAGGTACGGGCAGAATACTCTTCAATCACTTTGCTAGTCCTGCTACAACTGATGCGGAAGAATAA
- a CDS encoding ABC transporter permease: protein MNYGYEAIAIGRRILLELFRTYRTLLLWVIFPISMLLLNGFVLAEGSKITTAESFKLAAPASLIGSALFFSCLGGTMSTIVAERESLTIKRLLISPINGISYFLGIFFAYAAIGVGQTLIIYTVAAFWEVRFSGSIAVGALVILASIGSYVGMGFVLATKFARKVEDVNSLVAGFGVPLLMLGGAFFPTTFLSKDLLLITQFNPVYHMSEAFTALSTDSKSLTSTDMLIHLRFLAGFFIVAIASGWLAYKRMLRKESHL, encoded by the coding sequence ATGAACTATGGGTATGAAGCGATCGCGATCGGGCGACGTATTTTATTAGAACTATTTCGGACATACCGCACCTTGCTCCTGTGGGTAATCTTCCCCATTTCGATGCTCTTGCTCAATGGCTTTGTCTTGGCGGAAGGCTCAAAAATTACAACTGCCGAATCTTTCAAACTGGCGGCTCCTGCCTCATTAATTGGCTCAGCCCTATTTTTTAGCTGTCTCGGCGGCACGATGTCTACCATTGTTGCTGAGCGGGAAAGTCTGACCATTAAACGTTTATTAATTTCTCCAATTAACGGGATTTCCTATTTCTTAGGTATTTTCTTTGCCTATGCAGCGATCGGTGTGGGGCAAACCCTGATTATCTATACCGTAGCTGCCTTTTGGGAAGTGCGCTTTAGCGGCTCGATCGCTGTGGGAGCCTTGGTGATTTTGGCGAGCATTGGTTCCTACGTGGGGATGGGATTTGTCCTTGCGACCAAATTTGCGCGTAAGGTCGAGGATGTGAATTCGCTCGTGGCAGGTTTTGGCGTACCACTATTGATGTTAGGGGGTGCATTTTTTCCTACCACCTTTTTATCGAAGGATTTACTGTTAATCACCCAATTCAATCCTGTCTATCACATGAGCGAAGCTTTTACCGCCCTCTCAACCGATAGCAAATCTTTAACCAGTACAGACATGCTGATCCACTTGCGATTTTTAGCAGGATTTTTTATTGTGGCGATCGCTTCAGGTTGGCTTGCCTATAAACGGATGTTACGAAAAGAAAGTCATTTATAG